GGATGGATTTTTCAGGGCGCTTGCCGCTAGAGGTCGCGCCGTGAATCGATTCTTGATCAGCTCAGGAAAGCGTCGCTAGGCGCGAAGCGGACCAGGACTTGTAGCCTTTGAGGCTCATCATTTGAAGGCAGCAATCCAGCTCGGCGTAGGAAATGCCTTCACCCTTACGCTGTAGGCCCCAAACCTCGGGGAGAACGGCTTCCATGATGGCATTTGGGGTGCTTTACCCAACGCGGATGCAGGGGAAAGCCTCCCAAGGGCGTTGGGTGTGAAAGCTCGAGAGAAAGGCAGGAAATTCAGCATAGGAAAAAGCAGCGAGGTATCATGGCGCCGGCTCCCTGGGAGCCCCATGTCCCTGATGTCGCAAGGAACCTCCGATGACACACGTGCAGCGCCTGAAATATTCGATCCTGATCATCCTGGTGGTGCTGGGCATCATGCTCGGCCTAAGTTATCTGCAAAAGCAGGGGACCATCAGCGAGCAGACATTCCAGTACATCGCCATCGCCATCGCGGTGGTCGTGGTGGTGATCAACGGGATCCTGCGGCGCAAGGTCAAGCCTTGACGGGGCGGGCCGGCCTTTGCCTGCCGGCCATGCGCTCAGCGTGCGCTGTGCTGTTCGAGCACGGCGCGGGCCTCGGGGTTGAGGCTGTAGCATTTGTCGTGGCCAAGGCTGATCACGCCTTCGCTGCATAGGCGCTTGAGCACTTCGCGCACGCTCAGGAACGACAGCGGAATGTCCAGTTGCTCGAGTTGCGCGTGGACGCCGCGCACGCCAATGCTGCGGCCGTTGCGGTCGGCGGCGTGCAAGGCGTCGATGACCTTGAGGCGAATCAGGCTGGTGCGCAGGCCATAGCTGCGCAGCAGTTCGCGAATCTGCTCGTTGGCCAGGCGTTCTTCCGGCGCGACCGGCGGCTGGCCCGGGCTGGGGGCGACCGCCAGCGCGCGTTGCGGGTTGTACATGTGAATGCTCCTTTTCGTGGACTGTCCCGAAATCGTGTGTGCCTCACTTATAAAGACGAACGAGATCGACAAAACTGCAACTCCTCGGTAAAAAAATCCGACAACCTCTGTAGAAAACGTTGCGGCACGCCGTTAACCGTAAAATTTTCATGTGGCTGCTCGTCTGTTCGGGATAACCCGAGTTGCATGAGGAATGCCCGTGACTGCCCGTCCCCTGTTCCACCTTGGCCTTGCCGTCGCGCTGACGGGGGCCTGCCTGGTCGCCCAGGCCCGCGAAGCGGTGGGCGATGCCTCCGCGCAAATCCGCCGGACCAGCTTTGGCGTGCCACATATCCTGGCCAAGGATGAGCGCGGCCTGGGCTACGGCATCGGTTATGCCTATGCCCAGGACAACCTGTGCCTGCTGGCGGGCGAGGTGCTGACGGTCAATGGCGAGCGCTCGCGCTACTTCGGTGCCGAAGGCAAGACCGTCGAGCAGCGGGCAAACCTGGCCAGCGATGTGTTCTTTACCTGGCTCAACGCCCCCGCGGCCATCGATGGTTTTTTGCAGGCGCAACCGGTGGCGGTGCGTGACCTGCTGGAAGGTTACGCCAGCGGCTACAACCGTGCCCTGGCTGAGCGTCGCAGCCAAGGGCTGCCGGCTGAATGCGGGGCGGGCGATTGGCTGCGTCCGATCACCAGTCGCGACCTGGTCAAGTTGACCCGCCGGCTGCTGGCCGAGGGTGGGGTAGGGCAGTTCGCCGAAGCGCTGGTGGCCGCGACCCCACCGAAACTGGCCGCGCAGCGCCCGCCGGTCGACTACAGCGTGGCGCTGGCGCGCCAGGCAAGCTTTGCCGCGGAGCGCGGCAGCAATGCGGTTGCCGTGGGCGCGGAACGTTCGGCCAACGGCCGCGGCCTGCTGCTGGCCAATCCACATTTCCCCTGGGTCGGCGGCCTGCGTTTCTACCAGATGCAACTGACCATCCCTGGCCAGCTGGACGTGATGGGTGCGGCCCTGCCGGGCCTGCCGGTGGTGAATATCGGCTTCAACCGTCACCTGGCCTGGACTCACACCGTCGATACCTCCAAGCACTTCACCCTGTATCGCCTAGAGCTGGACCCGAAGGACGCCACCCGCTACCTGTTGGACGGCCAGTCGCTGCCGCTGGAGCGCCAGACCCTGAGTGTCACGGTCAAGGCCAAGGATGGCAGCCTGAGCCAGGTGGAGCGTCCGGTCTATGTCTCGAAGTTCGGCCCCGTGGTGCAGTGGCCGGGCCGCCTGGACTGGGACACCCACGCGGCCTACAGCCTGCGCGACGCCAACCTGGACAATACCCGGGTGTTGCAGCAGTGGTACCGGATCAACCGTGCCGACAGCCTGGCGGCATTGACCGACTCGGTGGCGCAACTGCAAGGCATCCCATGGGTCAACACCCTGGCGGTGGACGAGGCGGGTCAGGCGCTGTACCTGAACCAGTCGGTGGTGCCCTATGTCGACCAGGCGCTGCTCGAACAATGCAGCAATCCCAAGGCCGCGGGCCCGCTGGTGGTGCTCGACGGCTCACGCAGTGCCTGCCAGTGGAAGGTCGATGCGCAGGCGGCCCAGCCGGGGATCTTCCCCGCGCACCTGCAGCCGAGCCTGGCGCGTCGCGACTTCGTGCAGCATGCCAACGACTCGGCGTGGATGGCCAACCCGGCGCAGCCACTCACCGGTTTCTCGCCGCTGGTCAGTCGCGCCGACCAGCCCCTGGGCATGCGCAGCCGTTTCGCCCTGCAGCGTCTGCAAGGCAAGGGCAAGCTGGGTGTCGAAGAGTTGCGGCGCATGGTGTTCGATGACGAGGTCTACCAGGCCAGCCTGCTCAAACCCGACCTGCTGCAGTGGTGCCAGGGCGTCGAGGCCGATCTTGAGGCGGTGTGCGACAGCCTGCAGGCCTGGGATGGCAAGGCCGACCTGGACAGCGGCGTGGGCCTGCTCCACTTCATGAACATTTTCGCGGCATTGTCGGAGCATCCCGAGACCTGGCGGGTGCCGTTCGATCCGGCCGATCCGCTGCATACCCCGCGCGGCTTGGCGGTGGAGCAGGCGGCGGTCGGCAAGCTGCTGCGCGAGGCCGCCCTGGCGTCCCAGGCGCAGCTCGCCAAGGCCGGTATCGCCGCCGACCAGCGCTGGGGGCAGATCCAGCAGGCCGCCGATGGTACGCCGGTGCCGGGCGGTCCGCAGGCGCTGGGCGTGTACAACGCGATGGTCAGCGTGCCGGTGGGGCCGGGCAAGCGCCTGGTGGTCAGTGGTTCGAGCTATCTGCAGGTGGTCAGCTTCACCGAGCAGGGGCCGCAGGCCCAGGGTTTGCTGGCATTCTCGCTGTCGAGCGAACAGGCTTCGGCACATGCCGCCGACCAGACGCGGGCCTTCGCGGCCAAGCAACTGGCGCCGATTCCGTTCACCGAGGCGCAGATCAAGGCTGATCCGCAGTATCGGCAGTATGTGATCAGCGAGCGGGACAAGGGGCAGGTGGTCACCACCCAGTAAGGGGCGGCGCGTTGTAGGAGCGGCCTTGTGTCGCGAAAGGGGCGCGCAGCGGCCCCAGGTTTCAGCGTTTATGCAGTAATCGCCGGGGCCGCTGCGCGGCCCTTTCGCGACACGAGGCCGCTCCTACAGGGGGCTGGCGTTCAGGCGAACTCGAACGGGGCCAGCTGGAAGCCCTGTTCATCCACCTGCAGCGCCCAGCCGCGGCGATCCCAGTCACCCAGCACGATACGCCGCGCCGGCTGGCCATCGACCACCAGCTTGTGCAGCGCCGGGCGGTGGGTATGGCCATGCACCAGGGTGCGCACACCGTGCGCCGCCATCACCTTCGGCACTTCCTCCGGGGTGACATCGACGATTTCGGTGTTCTTCATCCGCGTCTGTGATTGGCTCTCGCTGCGCAGCTTGCGCGCCAGCTTTTGCCGCGTGGACAGCGGCAGGTGCCGCAGGATCCACAGGCTCAGCGGGTTGCGCAGGTAGCGACGCAGCTTCATGTAGCCGACATCGCGGGTGCACAGGGTGTCGCCATGCATCAGCAGCACCGGCTCGCCGCCCAGCTCGACCACGCAAGGGTCGTCCAGCAGGGTGCAGCCGGCCGCTTCGCAGAACGCCTGGCCGATGAGAAAGTCGCGGTTGCCATGCATCAGGTAGACCGCCGTGCCGCTGTCGGCCAGCCGGCGCAGGGCCTGGCAGATCGACTGCTGGAACGGGGTCATGGCATCGTCGCCGATCCAGGCCTCGAAGAAGTCGCCGAGGATGTACAGCGCCTTGGCATGCCGCGCACGGCCTTCGAGCAGATCAACAAACGCCCGGGTAATATCCGGGCGTTCTTCTTGCAGGTGCAGATCGGAGATCAGCAGGATCACTCAATGATCTCGGCTTTCTCGATGACCACGTCGTCTTTCGGTACGTCCTGGTGACCAGCCTTGGAGCCGGTGGCGACTTTCTCGATGGCGTCGACCACGTCCTTGCCTTCGATCACTTCACCGAATACCGCGTAGCCCCAACCCTGCACGTTCTTGCCGCTGTGGTTGAGGAAACCGTTGTCGGAGGCGTTGATGAAGAACTGCGCCGAGGCCGAGTGCGGCTCCATGGTACGGGCCATGGCGATGGTGTACTTGTCGTTCTTCAGGCCGTTGTCGGCTTCGTTCTGGATGCTGGCGCGGGTCTTCTTCTGGCTCATGTTTGCGTCGAAACCGCCGCCCTGGATCATGAAGCCCTTGATCACGCGGTGGAACACGGTGCCATCGTAGTGGCCTTCCTTGACGTACTGAACGAAGTTCTCGGTAGTCAGCGGGGCTTTTTCGGCATCCAGTTGCAGGACGATATCGCCGTGGTTGGTGCTCAGTTTGACTTTGGACATGCTGAAATTCGCTCTTTCAAGGCATACGGGAAATAGGGTGCGCGCTGCGCTCGGTTAACCTGACGCAGCATCAGGTGACCGCGACACACGCCACTGGGTGGTGATTCTGCCGGATTGTAGACCGTTGCGGCGACAAAACGCGCCACTTTGTCAGTGCTCCGGCTGTCAGCAGCTTGACTGCTTCGGCTATGATAGGCGCTTTGATTCAATCGGCCTACCCGGCCGGCTACCTGCATTCAAGGACACTATGAGCAAGCCCACTGCCGACAACGCGCCAAACGCCGCTGCCAAAGGCGCCCCCGCCGTCCCTGTGAACTTCCTGCGGCCGATCGTCCAGGCCGACCTGGACGCGGGCAAGCACCAGAGCATCGTCACCCGTTTCCCGCCGGAGCCCAACGGCTACCTGCACATTGGTCATGCCAAGTCGATCTGCGTCAACTTCGGCCTGGCCAAGGAATTCGGCGGTGCCTGCCACCTGCGTTTCGACGACACCAACCCGGCCAAGGAAGACCAGGAGTACATCGACTCCATCCAGCGTGACGTCAAGTGGCTGGGCTTCGAGTGGGCGGGCCCGGTGCGCTATGCCTCGGACTACTTCGAGCAGTTGCACGACTGGGCGGTGGAACTGATCAAGTCGGGCAATGCCTATGTCTGCGACCTGACCCCCGAGCAGGCCAAGGAATACCGCGGCAGCCTGACCGAGCCGGGCAAGAACAGCCCGTTCCGCGAGCGCAGCGTCGAGGACAACCTCGACCTGTTCGCGCGCATGAAGGCCGGCGAGTTCAAGGATGGCGAGCGGGTGCTGCGGGCCAAGATCGACATGGCGTCGCCGAACATGAACCTGCGCGACCCGATCCTGTACCGGATCCGCCATGCCCACCACCACCAGACCGGTGACAAGTGGTGCATCTACCCCAACTACGACTTCACCCACGGCCAGTCGGACGCCATCGAAGGCATCACCCATTCGATCTGCACCCTGGAGTTCGAAAGCCACCGCCCGCTGTACGACTGGTTCCTCGACAAGCTGCCGGTGCCGGCGCACCCGCGCCAGTACGAGTTCAGCCGCCTGAACCTGAACTACACCATCACCTCCAAGCGCAAGCTCAAGCAGCTGGTGGACGAAGGCCACGTCGAGGCCTGGGACGACCCGCGCATGTCGACCCTGTCGGGCTACCGCCGTCGCGGCTACACCCCGGCCTCGATCCGCAACTTCTGCGAGATGATCGGCACCAACCGTTCCGACGGCGTGGTCGACATGTCGATGCTCGAGTTCAGCATCCGCGACGACCTCGACCGTACCGCGCCACGCGCGATGTGCGTGCTGCGCCCGCTGAAGGTGGTCATCACCAACTATCCAGAGGGCCAGGTCGAGCAGCTCGAACTGCCGCGCCACCCGAAAGAGGACATGGGCGTGCGCGTGCTGCCATTCGCCCGCGAGCTGTACATCGACCGTGACGACTTCATGGAAGAGCCGCCAAAAGGCTATAAACGCCTGGAACCGGCCGGTGAAGTGCGCCTGCGCGGCAGCTACGTGATCCGCGCCGACGAGGCGATCAAGGATGCCGACGGCAACATCGTCGAGCTGCGCTGCTCGTACGACCCGGACACCCTGGGCAAGAACCCCGAGGGCCGCAAGGTCAAGGGCGTGATCCACTGGGTGCCGGCCGCTGGCAGCGTCGAGTGCGAGGTGCGCCTGTACGACCGCCTGTTCCGCTCTGCCAACCCGGAGAAGACCGAGGACGGCGGCAGCTTCCTCGACAACATCAACCCGGATTCGCTGCAGGTGCTCAGCGGTTGCCGCGCCGAGCCTTCGCTGGCCCAGGCCCAGGCCGAGGACCGCTTCCAGTTCGAGCGCGAAGGCTATTTCTGCGTCGACCTGAAAGACAGCCAGCCGGGTCGCCCGGTGTTCAACCGCACCGTCACCCTGCGTGACTCCTGGGGCAGCTGAGGAAACGCCGTGCTTTCGATCTACAACACGCTGAGCAAGACCAAGGAAGCCTTCAAGCCGCTCGATGGCAACAAGGTGCGCATGTATGTGTGCGGCATGACCGTGTACGACTACTGCCACCTTGGCCACGGCCGCAGCATGGTGGCCTTCGACCTGGTCACCCGCTGGCTGCGCAAGAGCGGCTATGCGCTCACCTACGTGCGCAACATCACCGACATCGACGATAAGATCATCAACCGGGCCAATGAGAACGGCGAGTCGTTCGACGCGCTGACCGCCCGCATGATCGATGCGATGCACGAGGACGAGCGGCGCCTGAACATCCTGCCGCCGGACCAGGAGCCGCGTGCCACCGACCACATCGCCGGCATGCATGCGATGATCCAGACCCTGATCGACAAGGGCTACGCCTACGCCCCGGGCAATGGCGACGTGTACTACCGGGTCGGCAAGTTCGCCGGCTACGGCAAGCTGTCGCGCAAGAAGATCGAAGACTTGCGCATCGGTGCCCGCATCGAGGTCGACGAGGCCAAGCAGGATCCGCTGGACTTCGTGCTGTGGAAGGGCGTCAAGCCGGGCGAGCCATACTGGGATTCGCCGTGGGGGCCGGGCCGTCCGGGCTGGCATATCGAGTGCTCGGTGATGTCCACCTGCTGCCTGGGCGAGAGCTTCGACATCCATGGTGGCGGCAGCGACCTGGAGTTCCCGCACCACGAGAACGAGATCGCCCAGAGCGAGGCCGCTACCGGCAAGCCATACGCCAACGCCTGGATGCACTGCGGCATGATTCGCATCAATGGCGAGAAGATGTCCAAGTCGTTGAACAACTTCTTCACCATCCGCGACGTGCTCGACAAGTACCACCCGGAGGTGGTGCGCTACCTGCTGGTGGCCAGCCACTACCGCAGCGCGATCAACTATTCCGAGGACAGCCTGCGTGACGCCAAGGGCGCGCTGGAGCGCTTCTATCACGCCCTGCGTGGCCTGCCGCGGGTAGCGGCGAAGGGCGGCGAGGCGTTCGTCGAGCGCTTTACCGTGGCGATGAACGACGACTTCGGAACCCCGGAAGCCTGCGCTGTGCTGTTCGACCTGGTGCGCGAGATCAACCGCTTGCGCGACAGTGATCCCGAAGTCGCCGCGGGCCTGGCGGGCCGCCTGCGCGAGCTGGGTGATGTGCTGGGTGTGCTGCAGCTGGAGGCCGATGACTTCCTGCGCGCCGGTGCCGAGGGCAAGGTCGATGCCGCCGAAGTGGAGGCGTTGATCCAGGCGCGTCTGCAGGCGCGCAGCGACAAGAACTGGGCCGAGTCCGACCGCATTCGTGACCAGCTGACCGCCATGGGCGTGGTGCTGGAAGACAGCAAGGGTGCCACCACCTGGCGCCTGGCTGACTGATCGGCGCCCGGTTTGCCAGCCAGTTGGCGGTGCGCTCAACTGCGTCGCCTGGTTCGCCAGCAAGCTGGCGCCTACGGGTATTGCAGGCCGTAATCGGCGTAGGAGCCTTGCCGGCGAACACCGGCATGGCCGGTGCCATCCACCGCGGCGCCTGGTTCGCCAGCAAGGCTGGCTCCTACGGGCGGGCAGGTCGCGGGCGGCGTAGGAGCCGGCTTTGCCGGCGAACACCGGCAAAGCCGGTGCCATCCACCGTGGCGCCTGGTTCGCCAGCAAGCTGGCTCCTACGGATGTTGCAGGCCGTAATCGGCGTAGGAGCCGGCCTTGCCGGCGAACACCGGCGCAGCCGGTGCCAGCCACCGCGCCGCCTGTTTCGCCAGCAAGCTGGCGCCTACGGGTATTGCAGGGCATAACCGGTGTAGGAGCCGGCCTTGCCGGCGAACACCGGCGCAGCCGGTGCCAGCCACCGCGTCGCCTGTTTCGCCAGCAAGCTGGCGCCTACGGGTATTGCAGGGCATAACCGGTGTAGGAGCCGGCTTGCCGGCGAACACCGGCGCAGCAGGTGCCAGCCACCGCGTCGCCTGGTTCGCCAGCAGCTGGCTCCTACGGGATCTGCGGTTCAGACCGCCTTGGTGCAGTGCAGCACCAGCCTTGCCCCACCCAATTCGCTGGCCCCCACCTCCAATCCATAGCCATGCAGGTCGACGATCGCCGCAACGATCGACAACCCCAGCCCGAACCCGGCATGACGGTGGCCTTCCTCGCTGCGGTAGAAGCGCTTGAGCACCGCCTCGCGCTCATCCGCCGGAATCCCCGGGCCGCTGTCCTCGACCGAAATCTGCACGCCCTGGGGGTTTTCCAGCGCCTCGATGCGCACCTGCCCGCCTTCGGGGGTGAACTTGATCGCGTTACCCACCAGGTTGGCCAATGCCTCGAACAGCAACTCACGGTCACCATGCAGCGCCGGCAACTGCGCGGGCTGATTCAGTTGCAAACGGATGCCTCCGTCCTCGGCCAGCGGCAGGTAGAAGTCGTGCAACTCCAGCAGCAGCCCCTGCGGGTCGAGCCGGACGAAGCCGGCGCGTCGCTGCCGGTCTTCAAGCTCGCTGATGCGCAATAACCCGCGAAAACGCGCCATCAGCGTGTCGGTCTCGCCAATCGCCTGATCCAGCGCCTCGCCTTCGGCGGAGCCGGCCGGGCTCTGCTGGCGAATGCGGTACAGCTGGGCGCGCAGCCGGGTCAAGGGCGTGCGCAGGTCGTGGGCGATGTTGTCGCACACCCCCTTGACCTCGTGCATCAGCCGCTCGATGCGGTCGAGCATGGTGTTGACGATGGCCGCCAGCATGTCCAGCTCGTCGCGGCGGGCCGACAGCGGCAGGCGGTGGGTGAGGTCGCCGGCGACGATCAGGTCGGCTTGGTCCTGGATGGCACGGATGCGCTTGAGTGGTCGGCGGCGCAACAGGTACCAACCGGCAAAACCGGGGATCAGGGTCAGCGAGATACCCCAGAGCAGCGCATGCAGGATGATCCGGGTCACCACGAACAACGAGCCGTTGTCGCGTACCAGCACCAGCCAGCGGCCGTCCTGGACCTTGATCGCCACCGCGTCGCAGCTGTCGCGGGGCAGATGCGGGTCGTCGGCGTCCAGGCAACGCTTGAGTTCATGGACCTTGCCATCGAGCCCTAGCTCCGCGGGGATGTTGCGGATGCGCCCGCCAATGGGGTTGAGCTGGCGATCGAACAGGCCGTAGGCATCGAAGCTGCGTTCTTCGAAGGCCTGGCTGGCGATCAGCGCATCGTCCAGCTGCTTGCCGCTCATGTGGGCGAACAGGTGCTGGCGTTGCAGCATGGAGTGGCGGGTGAGCTTGTTCAGGTAGCTGGTGACCTCGAAGTACAGCACCCCCATGAGGATGCTGCTCCAGGCCACGAACAGGAAACTGTACAACGCCAGCAGGCGGCTGGTGGAGGAGCTCCAGCCTTTAGACGGGTTCGGCAATGGCATAGCCGGAGCCCCGCACGGTACGGATCAGCGGGCTTTGGCCGGGCGAGTCGATCTTCTTGCGCAGGCGGCCGATATGCACATCGATCAGGTTGGTGCCGGGGTCGAAGTGATAGCCCCAGACCTCCTCGAAGATCATCATCCGGGTGATCACCTGGCCGGAGTGGCGCATCAGGTACTCCAGCAGCTTGTATTCGGTGGGCAGCAGGTTCAGCGACTGCTCGCCCCGACGCGCCTCGTGGCTGATGAGGTCCAACTCCAGGTCGGCCACCTGCAGGCGAGTCTGGGTCATCGGCACGCTGTTGCGCCGCAGCAGCACTTCGACCCGGGCGGCCATTTCGTCGGAGGCGAATGGCTTGGTCAGGTAGTCGTCGCCACCGGCGCGCAGGCCACGGACGCGTTCGTCGACGTCCGACAGGGCGCTGATCATCAGGATTGGCGTGGCGATCTTCAGGTTGCGCAGGGTGGTGACGATGGTCAGGCCATCGACCTCGGGCAGCATGCGGTCGAGGGTGATCAGCTCGTAGCCGCCGGCGATGGCCTTGGCCAGGCCTTCGCGGCCGTTGTCGGCCCAGTCGACTTCCAGCCCGTGGCTGGACAGTTCGGCGACGATTTCCTGGGCAGTGACGGCGTCGTCTTCGATGGTCAGTACGCGAGGCATGCTGGTTCCTGGGCGGCGAGTGGAGACCTGATTGTGCCAAAGAATAGACAAGCGGCGATTTAAGAAAAATTCATCTGGGTCAATGGAGCGGTAGGTGCCATACGCGAAGGGGGCATGCCATCGCTGGCATGCCCCCTTTGTTCACTGCAGGCGCAGGCCTCAGGCGACCTTGACGATCCAGCCCGCTGGCGCTTCGACGTCGCCGCTCTGGATGCCGGTCAGCTCGGCGTAGAGCTTCTGGGTGACCGGGCCGACCTTCTCCAGGTCGTGGAACACGTGCAGCTTGCCGTTGTACTCGATACCGCCGATCGGGGTGAT
The window above is part of the Pseudomonas muyukensis genome. Proteins encoded here:
- a CDS encoding fe2+ zn2+ uptake regulation protein, producing the protein MYNPQRALAVAPSPGQPPVAPEERLANEQIRELLRSYGLRTSLIRLKVIDALHAADRNGRSIGVRGVHAQLEQLDIPLSFLSVREVLKRLCSEGVISLGHDKCYSLNPEARAVLEQHSAR
- the pvdQ gene encoding bifunctional acylase PvdQ, yielding MTARPLFHLGLAVALTGACLVAQAREAVGDASAQIRRTSFGVPHILAKDERGLGYGIGYAYAQDNLCLLAGEVLTVNGERSRYFGAEGKTVEQRANLASDVFFTWLNAPAAIDGFLQAQPVAVRDLLEGYASGYNRALAERRSQGLPAECGAGDWLRPITSRDLVKLTRRLLAEGGVGQFAEALVAATPPKLAAQRPPVDYSVALARQASFAAERGSNAVAVGAERSANGRGLLLANPHFPWVGGLRFYQMQLTIPGQLDVMGAALPGLPVVNIGFNRHLAWTHTVDTSKHFTLYRLELDPKDATRYLLDGQSLPLERQTLSVTVKAKDGSLSQVERPVYVSKFGPVVQWPGRLDWDTHAAYSLRDANLDNTRVLQQWYRINRADSLAALTDSVAQLQGIPWVNTLAVDEAGQALYLNQSVVPYVDQALLEQCSNPKAAGPLVVLDGSRSACQWKVDAQAAQPGIFPAHLQPSLARRDFVQHANDSAWMANPAQPLTGFSPLVSRADQPLGMRSRFALQRLQGKGKLGVEELRRMVFDDEVYQASLLKPDLLQWCQGVEADLEAVCDSLQAWDGKADLDSGVGLLHFMNIFAALSEHPETWRVPFDPADPLHTPRGLAVEQAAVGKLLREAALASQAQLAKAGIAADQRWGQIQQAADGTPVPGGPQALGVYNAMVSVPVGPGKRLVVSGSSYLQVVSFTEQGPQAQGLLAFSLSSEQASAHAADQTRAFAAKQLAPIPFTEAQIKADPQYRQYVISERDKGQVVTTQ
- a CDS encoding UDP-2,3-diacylglucosamine diphosphatase, whose product is MILLISDLHLQEERPDITRAFVDLLEGRARHAKALYILGDFFEAWIGDDAMTPFQQSICQALRRLADSGTAVYLMHGNRDFLIGQAFCEAAGCTLLDDPCVVELGGEPVLLMHGDTLCTRDVGYMKLRRYLRNPLSLWILRHLPLSTRQKLARKLRSESQSQTRMKNTEIVDVTPEEVPKVMAAHGVRTLVHGHTHRPALHKLVVDGQPARRIVLGDWDRRGWALQVDEQGFQLAPFEFA
- a CDS encoding peptidylprolyl isomerase; protein product: MSKVKLSTNHGDIVLQLDAEKAPLTTENFVQYVKEGHYDGTVFHRVIKGFMIQGGGFDANMSQKKTRASIQNEADNGLKNDKYTIAMARTMEPHSASAQFFINASDNGFLNHSGKNVQGWGYAVFGEVIEGKDVVDAIEKVATGSKAGHQDVPKDDVVIEKAEIIE
- a CDS encoding glutamine--tRNA ligase/YqeY domain fusion protein, which encodes MSKPTADNAPNAAAKGAPAVPVNFLRPIVQADLDAGKHQSIVTRFPPEPNGYLHIGHAKSICVNFGLAKEFGGACHLRFDDTNPAKEDQEYIDSIQRDVKWLGFEWAGPVRYASDYFEQLHDWAVELIKSGNAYVCDLTPEQAKEYRGSLTEPGKNSPFRERSVEDNLDLFARMKAGEFKDGERVLRAKIDMASPNMNLRDPILYRIRHAHHHQTGDKWCIYPNYDFTHGQSDAIEGITHSICTLEFESHRPLYDWFLDKLPVPAHPRQYEFSRLNLNYTITSKRKLKQLVDEGHVEAWDDPRMSTLSGYRRRGYTPASIRNFCEMIGTNRSDGVVDMSMLEFSIRDDLDRTAPRAMCVLRPLKVVITNYPEGQVEQLELPRHPKEDMGVRVLPFARELYIDRDDFMEEPPKGYKRLEPAGEVRLRGSYVIRADEAIKDADGNIVELRCSYDPDTLGKNPEGRKVKGVIHWVPAAGSVECEVRLYDRLFRSANPEKTEDGGSFLDNINPDSLQVLSGCRAEPSLAQAQAEDRFQFEREGYFCVDLKDSQPGRPVFNRTVTLRDSWGS
- the cysS gene encoding cysteine--tRNA ligase — translated: MLSIYNTLSKTKEAFKPLDGNKVRMYVCGMTVYDYCHLGHGRSMVAFDLVTRWLRKSGYALTYVRNITDIDDKIINRANENGESFDALTARMIDAMHEDERRLNILPPDQEPRATDHIAGMHAMIQTLIDKGYAYAPGNGDVYYRVGKFAGYGKLSRKKIEDLRIGARIEVDEAKQDPLDFVLWKGVKPGEPYWDSPWGPGRPGWHIECSVMSTCCLGESFDIHGGGSDLEFPHHENEIAQSEAATGKPYANAWMHCGMIRINGEKMSKSLNNFFTIRDVLDKYHPEVVRYLLVASHYRSAINYSEDSLRDAKGALERFYHALRGLPRVAAKGGEAFVERFTVAMNDDFGTPEACAVLFDLVREINRLRDSDPEVAAGLAGRLRELGDVLGVLQLEADDFLRAGAEGKVDAAEVEALIQARLQARSDKNWAESDRIRDQLTAMGVVLEDSKGATTWRLAD
- a CDS encoding sensor histidine kinase translates to MPLPNPSKGWSSSTSRLLALYSFLFVAWSSILMGVLYFEVTSYLNKLTRHSMLQRQHLFAHMSGKQLDDALIASQAFEERSFDAYGLFDRQLNPIGGRIRNIPAELGLDGKVHELKRCLDADDPHLPRDSCDAVAIKVQDGRWLVLVRDNGSLFVVTRIILHALLWGISLTLIPGFAGWYLLRRRPLKRIRAIQDQADLIVAGDLTHRLPLSARRDELDMLAAIVNTMLDRIERLMHEVKGVCDNIAHDLRTPLTRLRAQLYRIRQQSPAGSAEGEALDQAIGETDTLMARFRGLLRISELEDRQRRAGFVRLDPQGLLLELHDFYLPLAEDGGIRLQLNQPAQLPALHGDRELLFEALANLVGNAIKFTPEGGQVRIEALENPQGVQISVEDSGPGIPADEREAVLKRFYRSEEGHRHAGFGLGLSIVAAIVDLHGYGLEVGASELGGARLVLHCTKAV
- a CDS encoding response regulator transcription factor, which produces MPRVLTIEDDAVTAQEIVAELSSHGLEVDWADNGREGLAKAIAGGYELITLDRMLPEVDGLTIVTTLRNLKIATPILMISALSDVDERVRGLRAGGDDYLTKPFASDEMAARVEVLLRRNSVPMTQTRLQVADLELDLISHEARRGEQSLNLLPTEYKLLEYLMRHSGQVITRMMIFEEVWGYHFDPGTNLIDVHIGRLRKKIDSPGQSPLIRTVRGSGYAIAEPV